From Acidimicrobiia bacterium, one genomic window encodes:
- a CDS encoding class III extradiol ring-cleavage dioxygenase: MTTHRMPVGFIGHGNPLSVAEPARTAPWTAWAQRLPRPKSILVVSAHWEDAPVTMGSTSTHDALLYDFWGFPDFMYNLQYRAPGAPGLADRVEALLDPSVTVRRSERPLDHGAWIPLMRMWPAADIPVLQISMPIDLHEEHLYTLGRDLAPLRDDGVFILGTGNLVHDLRGADLWSDPPPPEYVEAFDTWVARALTGRDDRALLRWREQAPEPLRSHPTAEHYRPILVAAGAARGESARFSVEGFEHGTISRRSVQFQD; encoded by the coding sequence GTGACCACCCACCGAATGCCCGTCGGCTTCATCGGACACGGGAATCCGTTGTCGGTCGCCGAGCCGGCCCGTACGGCCCCATGGACCGCCTGGGCCCAACGACTCCCCCGGCCCAAATCGATCCTGGTCGTCTCTGCACATTGGGAAGACGCGCCCGTGACAATGGGTTCCACGTCAACTCACGACGCCTTGTTGTACGACTTCTGGGGATTCCCGGACTTCATGTACAACCTTCAATACCGGGCTCCCGGCGCACCCGGTCTCGCCGACCGCGTCGAAGCACTGCTGGATCCCAGCGTGACGGTCCGGCGATCCGAGCGGCCCCTGGACCACGGGGCTTGGATCCCTCTCATGAGGATGTGGCCGGCCGCGGACATTCCGGTACTCCAGATCTCGATGCCGATCGATCTGCATGAAGAACATCTGTACACCCTGGGCCGTGATCTCGCACCACTTCGCGATGACGGCGTATTCATTCTCGGGACCGGCAACCTCGTACACGATCTGCGTGGAGCGGACCTGTGGTCCGACCCTCCTCCTCCCGAATACGTGGAAGCGTTCGATACATGGGTTGCCAGAGCCTTGACGGGACGCGACGACCGCGCTCTGCTGCGCTGGCGGGAGCAGGCACCGGAGCCGCTGCGATCCCACCCGACTGCCGAGCACTACCGGCCGATCCTGGTGGCTGCAGGCGCTGCCCGAGGCGAGAGCGCTCGGTTCAGCGTCGAGGGCTTCGAGCACGGAACCATCAGTCGCAGGTCGGTGCAGTTTCAGGATTGA
- a CDS encoding flavodoxin domain-containing protein — MHVLVAYSSKMGGTEGIAKKVADTLTGEHFTVTLRSAGEVPNPEEFDAVILGSAIYGARWRRESVRLLRRLRRAGFDRPVWLFHSGPIADDIAQDPQPFPAKVEKLAVDLSVKDRKTFGGRLPDDAKGAIARSMVKQGRSGDWRDLDQVGVWAKEVGRVLAASQT; from the coding sequence GTGCACGTGCTGGTCGCATACAGCAGCAAGATGGGTGGAACAGAGGGCATCGCCAAGAAGGTCGCCGACACGCTGACCGGCGAGCATTTCACCGTGACCCTCCGCTCGGCCGGAGAAGTGCCCAACCCCGAGGAGTTCGACGCTGTGATACTCGGCAGCGCGATCTACGGGGCGCGCTGGCGGCGTGAATCGGTTCGATTGCTGAGGCGCCTCAGGCGGGCGGGCTTCGACCGGCCGGTCTGGTTGTTCCACAGCGGCCCGATCGCCGACGACATAGCCCAGGATCCTCAGCCATTCCCCGCCAAGGTGGAGAAACTGGCGGTCGACCTCAGCGTGAAGGACCGCAAGACGTTCGGCGGGCGTCTGCCGGATGATGCAAAGGGTGCGATAGCCCGGAGCATGGTGAAGCAGGGCAGGTCCGGCGACTGGCGGGACTTGGACCAGGTCGGGGTGTGGGCGAAAGAAGTCGGGCGTGTTCTGGCGGCCTCGCAGACCTGA
- the nifJ gene encoding pyruvate:ferredoxin (flavodoxin) oxidoreductase: MGRVVTVDGNEAAASVAFRTNEVIAIYPITPSSPMGELSDEWSAKGRTNIFGTIPEVVEMQSEAGAAGALHGALQGGAMATSFTASQGLLLKIPNMYKIAGELLPSVIHVAARTLATHALSIFGDHSDVMATRGTGWALLASASVQEAHDLALVAQAATLESRVPFLHFFDGFRTSHEVGKINELSDDDIRVMIDEELVAAHRIRRLNPDAPVIRGTAQNPDVFFQAREACNLYYDAVPDLVQSTMDRLAELTGRSYRLFDYVGAPDAERVVIMMGSGIGATEEAVQALVDRGEKVGLVKVRLYRPFSAEALIAALPGSTRSIAVLDRTKEPGALGEPLYQDVITAISEQTAAGNVAWDGFPRIIGGRYGLSSKEFTPSMVAAIFAELDKESPKVHFTVGIVDDVTHLSLDVTEELNTEPDDVVRAVFFGLGADGTVGANKNSVKIIGENTDLYAQGHFVYDSKKSGAITVSHLRFGPRPINSTYEITKASFVACHQFNFLEKMAVLEVADQGATFLLNSPYSADEVWDKVPLETQQAIIDKNITFYVVDGVKVAREVGLGGRINTVLQTCFFNLAGILPPDQAIAEIKEAIQKSYGKFGQTVLDRNFAAVDASIAALEKVAVPARASSVFVRPPSVPEAAPDFVQRVTAMMIAGKGNLLPVSAMPVDGTFPTGTTKFEKRSIAQDIPIWDPDICIDCAKCALVCPHAAIRMKVYDPAFLDGAPDTFLSKEFRSREMPGNVLTIQVAPDDCTGCGVCVDVCPAKSKEEVKHKSINMMPKLDHLEVEQANFDFFLSLPEPDRTEVRLDTVKGSQMAEPLFEFSGACSGCGETPYIKLMTQMFGDRVTIANATGCSSIYGGNLPTTPYSTNADGRGPSWANSLFEDNAEFGLGLRLAQDQSVQDAKVLVSRFASELGDDLVTGLLAGVTDTDEVGLAAQRLRIAHAKKILGDIDSIEARRLIAGIDTLAHKSVWIVGGDGWAYDIGFGGLDHVFASGRNVNILVLDTEVYSNTGGQASKATPRGAVAKFAAGGKPTGKKDLGMIAQAYGNVYVAQIAVGANNTQTVKAFAEAEAYPGTSLIIAYSQCIAHGIDMETGMSHQKEAVESGYWPLFRFDPMAEAEGRHSFHLDSRAPKLTFKDFAMQEARYAMLARTKPEQAEELFARAQDDIDNRWHLYEQLADLDRQVPEEEEEVAP, translated from the coding sequence GTGGGACGCGTCGTCACCGTTGATGGCAATGAAGCGGCCGCTTCCGTTGCGTTTAGAACCAACGAAGTCATTGCCATCTACCCCATCACACCTTCATCTCCGATGGGTGAGCTGTCCGATGAATGGTCGGCCAAGGGCCGCACGAACATCTTCGGAACGATCCCCGAGGTTGTCGAAATGCAGAGCGAGGCGGGTGCTGCCGGTGCTCTCCACGGCGCTCTCCAGGGCGGCGCGATGGCGACGAGTTTCACGGCGTCACAGGGACTGCTGCTGAAGATTCCCAATATGTACAAGATCGCAGGCGAGCTGCTGCCGTCGGTCATTCACGTGGCCGCTCGCACCCTGGCGACTCATGCACTCTCCATCTTTGGTGATCACAGCGACGTTATGGCGACTCGCGGGACCGGTTGGGCGCTGTTGGCGTCGGCATCGGTACAAGAAGCGCACGACCTGGCTCTCGTCGCTCAAGCCGCGACGCTCGAAAGTCGCGTTCCGTTTCTGCACTTCTTCGACGGATTCCGAACATCGCACGAAGTCGGGAAGATCAATGAACTGAGCGACGACGACATCCGGGTGATGATCGACGAGGAACTCGTCGCCGCCCACCGTATTCGTCGCCTCAATCCGGATGCCCCGGTAATCCGTGGTACAGCGCAGAACCCGGACGTGTTCTTCCAGGCACGAGAAGCCTGCAACCTCTACTACGACGCGGTCCCCGATCTCGTGCAATCGACCATGGATCGGCTTGCCGAGCTCACGGGACGCAGCTACCGCCTCTTCGACTATGTCGGCGCACCCGACGCCGAGCGAGTGGTGATCATGATGGGCTCGGGAATCGGCGCGACCGAGGAGGCGGTGCAGGCGCTCGTTGATCGCGGTGAGAAGGTCGGTCTGGTCAAGGTCAGGCTGTACAGGCCGTTCTCGGCGGAGGCCCTCATCGCCGCCCTGCCCGGCTCGACCCGCTCGATTGCGGTGCTCGACCGTACCAAAGAACCCGGGGCCCTCGGCGAGCCGCTCTACCAGGACGTGATAACCGCGATATCGGAGCAGACCGCAGCCGGCAACGTCGCCTGGGACGGTTTCCCCCGGATAATCGGTGGCAGGTACGGGCTTTCATCGAAGGAGTTCACGCCGTCGATGGTTGCGGCGATCTTCGCAGAACTCGACAAGGAGTCTCCGAAGGTGCACTTCACGGTTGGGATCGTGGACGATGTGACGCATCTCAGCCTCGATGTGACCGAGGAACTGAACACCGAGCCGGACGACGTCGTCCGCGCGGTGTTCTTCGGACTCGGCGCAGACGGAACCGTCGGGGCCAACAAGAACTCGGTGAAGATCATCGGCGAGAACACCGACCTGTATGCGCAGGGTCATTTCGTCTACGACTCGAAGAAGTCGGGAGCGATCACGGTCTCGCACTTGCGGTTCGGTCCCCGGCCGATCAACTCGACATACGAGATCACCAAGGCGAGCTTCGTCGCTTGCCACCAGTTCAACTTCCTCGAGAAGATGGCCGTTCTCGAGGTTGCCGACCAGGGAGCAACCTTCCTCCTCAACAGCCCCTATTCGGCCGACGAGGTTTGGGACAAGGTACCCCTGGAGACCCAGCAGGCGATCATCGACAAGAACATCACGTTCTACGTCGTGGACGGCGTCAAGGTCGCTCGGGAGGTCGGTCTCGGCGGCCGTATCAACACGGTTCTCCAGACTTGTTTCTTCAATCTGGCTGGGATACTCCCGCCGGACCAGGCGATTGCCGAAATCAAGGAAGCGATCCAGAAGAGCTACGGGAAGTTCGGTCAAACGGTACTTGATCGGAACTTCGCAGCGGTCGACGCCTCAATCGCAGCCCTCGAGAAGGTGGCGGTTCCGGCCCGGGCGAGCTCGGTGTTCGTTCGGCCGCCCTCCGTACCGGAAGCAGCTCCGGATTTCGTGCAGCGCGTGACCGCCATGATGATCGCAGGGAAGGGCAACTTGTTGCCCGTGTCTGCGATGCCGGTCGACGGGACGTTCCCGACCGGAACGACCAAGTTCGAGAAGCGCTCGATCGCCCAGGACATTCCGATCTGGGACCCCGACATCTGCATCGATTGCGCCAAGTGTGCGCTCGTTTGCCCCCACGCCGCCATCCGGATGAAGGTATATGATCCGGCGTTCCTCGATGGAGCGCCGGACACGTTCCTCTCGAAGGAGTTCAGAAGCCGCGAGATGCCCGGCAACGTCCTCACGATTCAAGTCGCACCGGACGACTGCACCGGTTGCGGGGTCTGCGTCGATGTCTGTCCGGCCAAGTCCAAGGAAGAGGTCAAGCACAAGTCGATCAACATGATGCCCAAACTCGACCATCTCGAGGTGGAGCAGGCCAACTTCGACTTCTTCCTGAGTCTCCCCGAGCCGGATCGGACCGAAGTGCGTCTCGACACGGTGAAAGGCAGTCAGATGGCCGAGCCGTTGTTCGAGTTCTCGGGAGCATGTTCCGGCTGCGGAGAAACCCCCTACATCAAGCTTATGACTCAGATGTTCGGAGATCGGGTAACCATCGCCAACGCGACGGGCTGTTCCTCTATCTACGGCGGCAACCTGCCGACGACTCCGTACTCGACGAATGCCGACGGCCGCGGCCCGTCCTGGGCCAACAGCCTGTTCGAAGACAACGCCGAGTTCGGGCTCGGTTTGCGGCTGGCGCAGGACCAGTCGGTCCAGGATGCCAAGGTCCTCGTGAGCCGTTTCGCCTCAGAACTAGGAGATGATCTCGTAACGGGACTCCTGGCCGGCGTCACCGACACCGATGAGGTCGGGTTGGCCGCGCAGCGCCTGCGTATTGCACACGCCAAGAAGATCCTCGGCGACATCGACTCGATCGAAGCTCGTCGCCTCATCGCCGGAATCGACACACTGGCTCACAAGAGCGTCTGGATAGTCGGCGGTGACGGCTGGGCGTACGACATCGGGTTTGGCGGCCTGGACCATGTGTTCGCCTCCGGCCGGAATGTCAACATTCTGGTCCTCGACACCGAGGTGTACTCGAACACCGGCGGGCAGGCTTCGAAAGCCACCCCGCGGGGAGCGGTTGCCAAGTTTGCCGCCGGTGGGAAGCCGACCGGCAAGAAGGATCTGGGAATGATCGCCCAGGCCTACGGCAACGTGTACGTGGCACAGATCGCGGTGGGCGCCAACAACACGCAGACCGTGAAGGCCTTCGCCGAGGCCGAGGCGTATCCGGGGACCTCCCTCATCATCGCCTACAGCCAGTGCATCGCCCACGGCATCGACATGGAGACCGGGATGAGCCACCAGAAGGAAGCCGTTGAGAGCGGCTACTGGCCGCTGTTTCGGTTCGACCCGATGGCAGAGGCCGAAGGCCGGCACTCGTTCCATCTCGACAGCCGGGCACCGAAGCTCACCTTCAAGGACTTCGCGATGCAGGAAGCTCGCTATGCGATGCTGGCCAGAACCAAGCCGGAGCAGGCTGAAGAGCTGTTCGCGAGAGCACAGGACGACATCGACAATCGGTGGCACCTCTACGAGCAACTGGCGGACCTGGACCGGCAGGTCCCTGAGGAGGAGGAGGAGGTCGCGCCATGA
- a CDS encoding dihydroorotate dehydrogenase-like protein, whose translation MSVDLTTKYLGLDLAHPIVPSASPMTGNLTSLRQLEAAGASAVVLWSLFEEQIVHDEEQALALAEFHSDSFGEAVGGYFPTLQDYNTGPGEYLKLIRDAKEHLEIPVIASLNGTSIGGWLRYGKLMEEAGADALELNVYLIPTNPETTGAEVEEQYLDLVMALKKSITIPLAVKVGPFFSSIPNMATRLIDAGADGLVLFNRFYQPDIDLDELEVKPNLRLSHSDDLRLPLRWTAILKGRLLGSMAVTSGVHTAQDVIKLLLAGADVTMMASALLRNGPAVLTEALEGLRSWLEENEYESVRQMKGSMSQSASPDPAAFERGNYMKTLVTYARPGV comes from the coding sequence ATGAGCGTCGATCTGACGACCAAGTATCTCGGGCTCGACCTGGCCCATCCGATCGTTCCCTCCGCTTCGCCGATGACCGGCAACCTCACCTCGCTCCGCCAGCTCGAGGCGGCCGGCGCCTCGGCTGTGGTGCTCTGGTCGCTGTTCGAAGAACAGATCGTCCACGACGAGGAGCAAGCCCTGGCCCTCGCCGAGTTCCACTCGGACAGCTTCGGTGAGGCCGTCGGCGGGTATTTCCCCACCCTGCAGGATTACAACACCGGACCGGGTGAGTATCTGAAGCTCATCCGCGACGCCAAAGAGCACCTGGAGATCCCGGTGATCGCCAGCCTGAACGGCACTTCGATCGGGGGCTGGCTTCGCTACGGGAAGCTGATGGAGGAGGCGGGTGCGGACGCGCTCGAGCTGAATGTCTATCTGATCCCGACCAACCCGGAGACGACCGGAGCTGAGGTTGAGGAACAGTATCTAGATCTGGTGATGGCCCTCAAGAAATCGATAACGATTCCCTTGGCCGTGAAAGTGGGGCCGTTCTTCAGCTCGATCCCCAATATGGCGACCAGGCTGATCGATGCCGGCGCCGACGGTCTGGTGCTGTTCAACCGGTTCTATCAGCCCGACATCGACCTCGATGAACTCGAGGTGAAGCCGAATCTCAGGTTGTCCCACTCGGACGATCTGAGATTGCCGTTGCGCTGGACTGCGATCCTCAAGGGCCGTTTGCTCGGCTCGATGGCCGTGACCAGCGGTGTTCACACGGCGCAGGATGTGATCAAACTCCTCCTGGCCGGGGCCGACGTCACGATGATGGCATCGGCCCTGCTGCGCAACGGTCCGGCCGTGCTCACCGAGGCCCTGGAAGGACTGCGGTCCTGGCTGGAAGAGAACGAGTACGAATCTGTGCGTCAGATGAAGGGCTCGATGAGTCAGTCGGCGTCTCCGGATCCGGCGGCCTTCGAGCGCGGCAACTACATGAAGACGCTGGTCACCTACGCCCGGCCGGGTGTATAG
- a CDS encoding HIT domain-containing protein, with the protein MLDHLWAGWRSTYVKSIDGALDDDCLFCRLPDESDEDALILERTPLAYSVLNRYPYSTGHLMITTNRHTAGLSELTPEERSQMWDLIIRAELGLNAAMRPQGFNLGLNLGRVAGAGIPDHLHFHLVPRWLGDTNFMTSTAGTRVLPESLEDTWTNVRAALRENRPPA; encoded by the coding sequence GTGCTTGATCATCTCTGGGCCGGTTGGCGGTCCACGTACGTGAAGTCAATCGACGGCGCTCTCGACGACGACTGTCTGTTCTGCCGGCTGCCCGACGAGTCCGACGAAGACGCCTTGATCCTCGAGCGCACGCCTCTCGCCTACTCGGTTCTGAACCGTTACCCGTATTCGACTGGTCACCTGATGATCACTACCAATCGCCACACCGCCGGCCTCTCGGAGCTCACGCCTGAAGAGCGGTCGCAGATGTGGGACCTGATCATCCGCGCCGAGCTGGGTCTCAACGCCGCTATGCGTCCTCAAGGCTTCAATCTGGGGTTGAACCTGGGCCGGGTGGCGGGAGCCGGGATCCCCGACCACCTCCACTTCCACCTGGTGCCGCGCTGGTTGGGAGACACAAACTTCATGACCTCCACCGCAGGCACCAGAGTCTTGCCCGAGTCTCTGGAAGACACGTGGACGAACGTGAGGGCGGCCCTCAGAGAGAACCGCCCTCCGGCCTAG
- a CDS encoding glycine/sarcosine/betaine reductase selenoprotein B family protein, with protein MKIDSYRFLPRSFRPFYENPTPDGTDPVWAPFDKRLGSSRIALLTSSGMYLENGQEAFDLDRERAEPTWGDPSFRVIPKPWQRIALAHLHISHDDILADPNIALPIDRLADAEERRVIGEAARRHYSVMGFQGAGLEGWREIAAPGIIDLLHQDEVDGLILAPV; from the coding sequence GTGAAGATCGACAGCTACCGGTTCCTTCCCCGCAGCTTCCGCCCTTTCTACGAGAACCCCACGCCGGACGGCACCGACCCGGTGTGGGCCCCGTTCGACAAACGCCTGGGCAGCAGCCGCATAGCGCTCCTCACCTCCTCGGGCATGTACCTCGAGAACGGCCAGGAAGCGTTTGATCTCGATCGGGAACGTGCCGAACCAACCTGGGGCGACCCGTCCTTTCGGGTCATTCCAAAGCCGTGGCAACGGATCGCGCTCGCTCACCTGCACATCAGCCACGACGACATCCTGGCCGATCCAAACATCGCTTTGCCCATCGATAGGCTCGCAGACGCCGAGGAACGCCGGGTGATCGGAGAAGCCGCCCGGCGCCACTACTCGGTGATGGGATTCCAGGGAGCCGGACTGGAGGGGTGGCGGGAGATTGCCGCTCCCGGGATAATCGACCTCCTTCATCAGGATGAAGTGGACGGCCTCATCCTGGCTCCGGTCTGA
- a CDS encoding ABC transporter ATP-binding protein produces MISTKSLTKTYGPKRALDEVSIVVPEGSVYGLVGPNGAGKTTLLGILAGLRHPDSGAVDIGAPRSRTAVLPDTPQFEPWLTAREVVDLARNLAAPDVPVERVEEVLAETGLGDSTDVRVGGFSRGMLQRLGLAATVIGEPQVLLLDEPSAALDPAGRREVLDLVTRLRGRSTVMFSSHILGDVQEVCDTVGILRDGRLLFQGSLDELLVGRVEAVYRIRLRDADDGVLQSLRDAPWVHLVERVSAGDLRVTVAGRDEAERNLVKVLADNGAAVISMSPEGANLEDVFLELTS; encoded by the coding sequence ATGATTTCGACCAAGTCGCTCACCAAGACCTACGGGCCCAAGCGTGCGCTCGACGAAGTCTCGATTGTCGTTCCCGAGGGTTCCGTATACGGCCTGGTCGGGCCGAACGGCGCCGGAAAGACGACACTGCTCGGAATCCTGGCGGGACTGAGACACCCGGACTCCGGAGCCGTCGATATCGGCGCCCCCCGGTCGCGGACGGCCGTGCTACCGGACACACCCCAGTTCGAGCCCTGGCTCACGGCGCGCGAGGTGGTCGACCTTGCCCGCAACCTCGCCGCCCCGGACGTTCCCGTCGAACGGGTAGAGGAGGTGCTGGCGGAGACCGGACTGGGAGATTCCACGGACGTTCGCGTCGGCGGCTTTTCGCGAGGAATGCTCCAACGCCTCGGTCTGGCGGCCACGGTCATCGGCGAGCCGCAGGTACTGCTGCTCGACGAGCCCAGCGCCGCACTCGATCCGGCCGGCAGACGGGAGGTGCTCGACCTCGTCACCCGGCTGCGCGGCCGGTCAACGGTCATGTTCTCCAGTCACATCTTGGGAGACGTCCAGGAGGTGTGCGACACTGTCGGCATCCTCAGAGATGGCCGACTCCTCTTCCAGGGTTCGCTCGATGAGCTGCTGGTGGGCAGGGTCGAAGCCGTCTATCGGATTCGGCTGCGCGACGCCGACGACGGTGTCTTGCAGTCGCTTCGGGATGCGCCGTGGGTACACCTGGTCGAGCGAGTTTCGGCAGGTGACCTTCGGGTAACGGTTGCAGGACGAGATGAGGCCGAGCGCAACCTTGTGAAGGTTCTCGCCGACAATGGAGCGGCCGTGATATCGATGTCGCCGGAAGGGGCGAACCTCGAAGACGTATTCCTGGAGCTCACGTCGTGA
- a CDS encoding PLD nuclease N-terminal domain-containing protein, which yields MSSTLIAALVPLAIFVIAWIGYCWYDISRRSVRHLPKWAWALICLSVPIGGIVYFLVGRGPE from the coding sequence ATGAGTTCTACCCTGATTGCCGCCCTCGTTCCACTCGCCATCTTCGTAATCGCCTGGATCGGCTACTGCTGGTACGACATCTCGAGGAGATCGGTACGGCACCTTCCGAAGTGGGCATGGGCCCTGATATGCCTGTCCGTTCCTATTGGAGGAATCGTGTACTTCCTGGTGGGGCGCGGACCCGAATGA
- a CDS encoding PocR ligand-binding domain-containing protein, producing the protein MTSLLTAKELQEVLQVDRSTIYRMAESGRLPAIKVGRQWRFPSAQVDAWLGTSSGISSRVSAVNVPPPGGNGALISLLPREYVEDMTELLGQLLGVMVVVTDMDGQPISEAANPCGLFEAINETDEAVAGCVVSWKRLADEADLRPRFMASHMGLLCARSFVRVGSELKGMVMVGGVAPDPWPPAPGELARIADAFGVPHGVVEDRVNEVYRLDESDLDRVLDYLPRIAQMLSHLATERTNHLAKLDAIATLVGADATTKENQ; encoded by the coding sequence GTGACCTCACTTCTCACCGCCAAGGAACTGCAGGAAGTCCTCCAGGTCGATCGATCCACGATCTACCGGATGGCCGAGTCCGGCCGTCTTCCGGCAATCAAGGTCGGCAGACAGTGGCGTTTCCCGTCCGCCCAGGTCGATGCTTGGCTCGGTACCTCGAGCGGGATCTCATCGAGGGTCTCCGCCGTCAACGTCCCTCCGCCGGGCGGCAACGGGGCCCTCATCAGCCTTCTTCCGAGAGAATACGTCGAGGACATGACCGAGCTACTGGGCCAGCTGCTCGGTGTCATGGTCGTGGTGACCGACATGGACGGACAACCTATCTCCGAGGCAGCCAATCCGTGCGGTCTCTTTGAGGCAATCAACGAGACCGATGAAGCCGTTGCAGGGTGTGTGGTCAGCTGGAAACGCCTGGCCGACGAGGCCGATCTTCGGCCTCGCTTCATGGCCAGCCACATGGGACTCCTCTGCGCTCGAAGCTTTGTGCGGGTCGGTTCGGAGCTGAAGGGGATGGTGATGGTCGGCGGAGTAGCTCCCGACCCGTGGCCGCCGGCGCCGGGTGAACTGGCTCGTATCGCGGATGCCTTCGGCGTGCCCCACGGTGTGGTGGAAGACCGCGTGAATGAGGTCTACCGACTCGACGAATCCGACCTCGACCGCGTGTTGGATTACCTGCCCCGTATAGCGCAGATGCTGTCTCATCTCGCGACTGAAAGAACAAACCACCTCGCCAAACTGGACGCGATCGCGACCCTGGTTGGGGCGGATGCAACAACCAAGGAGAATCAATGA
- a CDS encoding FAD/NAD(P)-binding oxidoreductase: MRKLLVLGAGTAGTMVVNKLSHHLDGEEWDITIVDQDETHYYQPGFLFIPFGIYGRNDVIKAKRDFMPAGVKMITSAIEIVEPENNRVKIVEGDRWLDYDYLVIATGTHPRLEETPGLQNEDGTMPDNVHTFYTLEGACRLQKYLRSWEGGKMVMNIMEMPFKCPVAPLEFTFLADWWFSEQGMRDRVEIEYVTPLPGAFTKPVASRALGGMLDERKVSLVADFMVERVDAENNKLVAFDEEEVEYDLLVTVPVNMGADFVGRSGLGDELNHVPVDKGNFLSTHYDNIFALGDASNIPTSKAGSVAHFAVDIWTENFLRYIDGLEMVEEFDGHANCFIESGHGKGLLIDFNYETEPLPGKYPLPGVGPFSLLQESEMNHWGKMMFRWIYWNILLKGKEMPVPALMSMAGKWS, encoded by the coding sequence ATGAGAAAGCTGCTCGTCCTCGGTGCCGGCACGGCCGGCACCATGGTCGTCAACAAGCTGAGCCACCACCTCGACGGCGAGGAGTGGGACATAACGATCGTCGATCAAGACGAGACCCACTACTACCAGCCGGGTTTCTTGTTCATCCCGTTTGGGATCTACGGACGAAATGATGTGATCAAGGCCAAGCGGGACTTCATGCCCGCCGGCGTCAAGATGATCACCTCGGCGATCGAGATCGTCGAACCCGAGAACAACCGCGTCAAGATCGTAGAAGGCGACCGCTGGCTCGACTACGACTACCTGGTAATCGCCACCGGGACGCACCCGCGTCTCGAAGAGACTCCCGGACTTCAAAACGAAGACGGGACCATGCCTGACAACGTTCACACGTTCTACACCCTCGAGGGTGCCTGCCGTCTGCAGAAGTACCTGCGCAGCTGGGAGGGCGGCAAGATGGTGATGAACATCATGGAGATGCCCTTCAAGTGCCCCGTCGCCCCGCTCGAGTTCACGTTTCTGGCCGACTGGTGGTTCTCAGAACAGGGCATGCGCGACCGGGTGGAAATCGAGTATGTGACCCCGCTGCCCGGGGCTTTCACCAAACCGGTTGCATCGAGAGCTCTGGGCGGGATGCTCGACGAACGCAAGGTGTCCCTCGTAGCGGACTTCATGGTGGAGCGCGTGGACGCTGAGAACAACAAGCTCGTGGCCTTCGACGAGGAGGAGGTCGAATACGACCTGTTGGTCACGGTTCCCGTCAACATGGGCGCCGACTTCGTCGGCAGGTCGGGTCTGGGCGACGAACTCAACCACGTGCCGGTCGACAAGGGCAATTTCCTCTCGACTCACTACGACAACATCTTTGCGCTCGGTGACGCCTCGAACATCCCGACCTCAAAGGCAGGATCGGTTGCCCACTTCGCCGTCGACATCTGGACCGAGAACTTCCTGCGCTACATAGACGGACTCGAGATGGTGGAGGAGTTCGACGGTCATGCCAACTGCTTCATCGAGAGCGGCCACGGCAAGGGCCTCTTGATCGACTTCAACTACGAAACAGAGCCGCTGCCGGGCAAGTACCCGCTTCCGGGAGTCGGGCCCTTCTCGCTCCTGCAGGAATCCGAGATGAACCACTGGGGCAAGATGATGTTCCGCTGGATCTACTGGAACATCCTGCTCAAAGGCAAGGAGATGCCCGTCCCGGCGCTCATGTCGATGGCCGGCAAGTGGAGCTGA